The Hydractinia symbiolongicarpus strain clone_291-10 chromosome 2, HSymV2.1, whole genome shotgun sequence genomic sequence CAGATGCAGCTAAGTTTTATAATATCATGTAGCAACCAGAGCATATTCCGTTTATGCGCGCGTGACTTAAAATAGAGGTTTTCTCTGGTGCAGCATGACACTTTTTTTTACGACGCAGCGTTTTTAACTTAGGAGGTAAAAGCACCTTTAGCCGTCGGTTCAAGGAGGCGCACGCATCATTGTGCTCATTATTGTGCAATATTTAGGAGGCTTTTGcccgtttttatttaaatttttagtgaTACGGGTAGCATGAtgtttaaaaggaaaaaaacaatCTTTTATATGGAAAATCGTCCCCAGAGTTTATTTTCTATGCCAAACCCGCTAGCGCTTACCTggtgtcaaaaaggcaaaaaaccctagggacgaggttggaagAAAGGTTGGTAATAAATTGACGCCAAGGTCAGGCCCCACAAACTTTTACGTGTTCGAGCGCAGGGTAGACTTGGCTTTATGGTCTGTATTTTGTATTGTAAGTTCTGTAATTTTCGCTTTCATGTCTTTCACGTGATCTTAAAATGTACTACACGATATTATAAAAGCCACAGCCACAGGGAAGTTTCATATTCACCGAGCAACAAAACGATTAAAGTGATTCTTTGCGCATTTATAGACAAGGTGAAATTAAAAGCAACATGTTTTACTCGTGTTTCTGTTGTCTgggtaattataaaaatattaaaatattgtttttttagcgCTATGGATAgcagctctagctagctatctgcTATCTATAGCATAAAGCAGCTGGACCAGGCCAGTCCAATGTTGTTTGTAcggttttttttggaaaacgtgtgaaaccaatattttttttagcaaaaaacaaGCTTTTACAAGTAATTTTACAGTTCTCATTATTAATTTATTGTGCTCTCATGTTGATCATCAATACTAAAATaagattttgtttaaaagtaaCATGTGCAGGTGTGTAGCTAgctgagctagctagctatagttggctttttacattttatttaactgttttttttatttattttgaactgGATTTGTTATGGgcagaataatttttaaacctaGCTAGCTGGATTGTATATAAGCTACAAAGACAAAAGATATTTTCTTAAgggttttagattttttttttcgggcCCCATTAGCGGGATATCGCTGCTAAGATTCAAACCCCCTCCCCCCTCTTTTAGCAGATTTCCGTCCGTTTGGATAAATCTTGgaaggctcaggggcgtgttttgtagataaaagttatcggaattgatgacaaGAGGAATTAGGCTCACAAACGATAAAGACTTTTCAGGccgtaaacaaatttttgaaatatctcAATCCCTagcggatttttttttcaaacttggtTAAGCAATGGTCTTTCTATATCAAATAAACCGTTTCAAAGATTGTGCAGCCAATTCTTGTGTTATGAAGTAGAGCTAATTTCATATGCTAATTGTATAGATGACTTGCTAgaatctttgtttacattttatttcggcaggcaaatagttttttaaccaatcagatcttctaaaaagaattattagcaaattaaattgctttattttgcctgccaaaaaataaaaacaaaaaaattatcaagataGCAAGTCATCCATACAAGAAACCATTATAGGCTGCTGGATCTTCAAAATGATGTAtctatgttttttatatatatattgtttatatattttacatcaATATTGCTAATAAGTACGTATGTAAAACtcatttatatacattaaatttatatttaataaattttaatttaggtGAAAATACTGGCAAATTCTgacattaaatatttaaattctgccattaaatataatataaatttttgtgCCTTTAttcttaaaacaatttaaacattTAATAGGTTCTAATTTGCACCCGTGACATAAAAAAGAAGACAAGGAAAAGTAATCCAATTAAATACATATATTTTCGTATAATGCCATACACAATTTATAGTGACTCCTTAGTTGAAACTTCAAgagaaaaagtttaaattgcaAGAAAATTTTGTATTCTGTTTACTTCTGTTTTTCACATAAAATTGCCATGTATACAATATACACaggtaaaaaaaagtataaacaacAGACTGCAATGATTGGAAAATATAAGGGAAAAAAActaacaataaattttgttaaactcTTTCTTAAACAGAGAATACAGTAGTTAAGAAATACATATGCATATTcggtatatatttgtttttagttGAGTGTTGTTTAAGCCTGTTTGTTATCCAGAGTAAACCTTAAGGACCGCCTGATCATTATCATTCTTTTGAGGGTTTTTCATACTGTTTTTTAGTGTAAAAATGAGCAAGGCATTTATCCAAAAACCTGCCCCTGATTTCGAAGGCACTGCTGTGACAGAAAAAGGAGAATTCAAAACAGTTAAGCTTTCAGATTACAAAGGTatgattttgtgtttttgctttaTTTACTCAAGATGTTAAGGGAGTATTACTAAACAGTGATCGTGATTTTCTAAGTAAAAGTTTTCTGTTTACTTTTTCTGGtttgtaaaaacatttctgtttaTCTTTTATGATAGAAGATTTCCACAAAATGTCCACAAATGTCTTGTTAAGTGGCAGAGAATTAGTGAAATGAGTTTCAGATTCTGTGTGGTTGTGTGggatagtttttttaattatgtcaCAAGTTTCACTTTCTTGTTGTATAGGGATTTGTTTTAATGTAGATTCTTACACTGCAacataaattaataattttttatccatTGAAAAAAGAGATGGTTGaaccaaaaaaaaatgcaaaaagtgcGATTTAagacgacagaaagaaaaaaatatgcatttttgaaataaatatgtataattacaaataatttcataactacgctattagaaaaaaaaaaacgggaacctttttgaatttaatgtaTGCTGAATGTAGTTGTGCAGAAACCATGCGTTCAGAAAAAAAGCCGTTTTAAAAcgtatggtgaaaaaaaaatgttgtcttTATTCCATTTATTGTTGTTGATATTGATGTATATTGATTCTCTTCAATATCTAGTTATCTGTTTAACCAATTTAAAGATCTGATTGATGCTCACTATTTAACCAAAAAAGAATGCTTGTGTCCTGCTGTTTTTGAGTACCTCTGCATACAAGCCTATGTCCCTAAACCTGCATGCCTGTGCCCCTGAACCTGCATGACTGTGCCTACAATTTCGCTTAGCTTTCCTCTTACAACACGCacaaaaaaactcaaaaaaaaagatttaagtattAAAAGGACAAAAACACCATTAAACCTGTAACACTCTCCTCCACATATGTATAGTTGTTGCTTTATGTTGTAGGGAAGTATCTCGTGTTTTTCTTCTATCCACTGGACTTCACGTTTGTTTGTCCCACTGAAATTATTGCATACAGTGACCGTGTTGAAGAGTTTCAAGCAATTGGTTGTGAAGTTTTGGCTTGCTCAATTGATTCACAGTTTTCACATTTAGCATGGTCAGTATAGCTTCCTAATCATgaacatgtttttaaatttctgcaAATAAATCGAAATTACATATTTCACgggatttttttgcaaatactcCTTTTCCGTTACCAAATGATGGTTGgaattttgcataaaaacaaatgaatttGCGTAAGCTTTGAACCTAACTATCTATATAGATTCTGCAGATTTGATCTCATAAATCAGTTTAAAATttggcaaaaatttttttaatgaacaaaaaatatttatcagaATTTAATTACTCAAGGCAATCCGCAAAATACACAAACATTTTTCGTAATTTCAGACACCTTGATTCATTGTGTTTTGTTTCCAAATATTTCTTATTTGTGTGTGTTTTACATAGAGTACTGTCATTGAAATGTTTGTTCAAATGGTCACGTTATTTTCGGTTAGAATTTTACAGAACATAAAAAACacgttttatattttatttaatttcaggACTGAACAGCCTCGAAACAAAGGTGGTCTGGGTAAAATGAAAATTCCAATCCTCTCAGATTTGACGAAACAAGTGTCACGTGACTATGGCGTGCTTTTGGAAGATCAAGGAATTTCgctcaggtataatttttttagaagttGTCAGTTCTGAATAATCAATAATTTTTCCAACTTTTGATAAGTTCCTTATAAACGACCCACTGACTCCTGTAAGTAAACTATATTAGGATTTCAGATTTcagacaaaaaaatgaaaataaaatttcgcaGGTGTTTAATTTGAGGACAAATTCGCAAAATTTTCTCTCCGCGTGTTTTCTTAAAGTAACTTTAAGAAATGAGACCCTCCTAGAATAGAAAATATTGATATCTCCTAAGTAACCTGACATATAATTGAGCTGCTAAAGTTTCACCCCAAAAAATTTCacctccaaaaattattttaaatccgTGATATGTTAGTAATGTAAAAGTTAccgtgtttagaggcctgtttatCATCGATGACAAAGGTACTCTTCGACAAATCACTATCAATGATTTACCTGTCGGTCGATCAGTCGATGAAACTTTGCGACTTGTACAAGCTTTGAAGTATACTGACAAGCATGGTGAAGTGTGTCCTGCTGGATGGAAGCCAGGTGCAGATACTGTAAGTCACTGTTTCTTACTTCACGCatcgtaaaaaaatatttttgacactCCATCAGTTTCAAAGAAAGCTGTCCATTCAGTTGTGGAAAGCAAATATTGCGATCGAAAACACGAATTTAAGTTGGAGTTATAATTTAGAATTGTATAGAGAATTATCTTAACCATTACGCAAAGTTCACCTTCTCGTCAAAGAAGACCGAAATACACGCCATCCATTAGCCATGACTAGCGATCACTcaactttaaaaatatcaaaataaagacCCATATAAAGGAGCTTCTTTTCAGGCCCCCCCACCTCCGTCGACGTTGCCAGTTATCGGGtttaataataaaagatgtCGGCGAAAAAatcattgatttttaaaaaatatttcggcGTCTACGAAAAATTGTTCGCAATCGTGCAATATCGTAATAtaatattctcttttttctttagATCAAAACGGACAACGCTGAAGAATATTTCAAGAAACAATAAGCACGTTAaatttgttaagaaaaaaatttaattcttcatcTTAATAGATTTTTATTTACATGTGATTTTTTGAGTAACAGTTTGACGTGTATGTCTCCCTTATGTTGATTGATGTGTGGCAACATACTGATAAATATTTGAACTTGCTAACAATCTCATTCGCGTACAATACatcttatttgttttatgtCTAGAAAATGCTATGTTTACATTTAACAGAATCAAATAGTATAAAAACGAAGCTCGTATAGGAAATATATTACTAGTTATATATTGCTGTTCTCTTTTCCCGCTCTCTGGGTGTTTGTGGCagccaatctcgttcccagggttttttgtctcTCATCAACGTTGCGCTTAATAATACTCGCCGTCCGATCGCAAAAAAGAGACAACGCGTCCTGGGTCGAGGTTGTGTGTCAGCGTTACGCGCAAATTCTAATGGCGTTCAATTCTTATTTCTATGCCGAAGATGTTTTCTGAACTCTATAAATCCGTCTGGAATTTTTGCGAAGTTTAATCGAAATCATTTAAACCATtaaagagaatattttttttgccacTGGAAAGTTTTTCCACATAACTGCAGAATCTATTTCTTAAACCTAACGAGAAAATGCGAAATTAATGTTTACACTTACACAATTAATGTATACCCAGGGATTTCTCTTTCACAATCCGCTGTCCAAATTTTTAagaatgagaaaaaaaaaatcgtggGGACGAGATTGTATGGAATGCTTTCGAAATCGAGGGGATTGTTGACAAAAAGTTTGAACAACGTTTGTTGGTATATTACAAGGTGGCATTGAAATCCAATATATATCGAGGGGGGTTCAAACCTCATTTTACTAATGTCATctcttatttttctgatatttttcgATAAAAATGCCTGACTTTTCCCTCATTTTTTCACCTTCTTTGGAATGGAACAGATATTCTGTTAGAACCTTTGGTTACCCCCAGGCCCTGGGTTCCAGGTTGAGGAGCAACGTTTTTGCTGTAGCATGTTTCCTGGATTTAATATTTAATGCTGTCTCTCAGATACTGATTGGGTCAAGATTGATccgatgttaatttttttcgctATCTACCAAATTCCGACACACTGAACAATgttaacaataaaatttaaagttttttggtCCATTCCCAACTCTCTTAATTTTCAGAAACATAGTCGCTTTGTTTTTTGCAAACCACGAGTGAGTACAgacttaaataatattttttacgcATATTGTTTAAACCTCCCGCTTTCACATCCTCGTCCTCAGGGTTTGTCTAAAGGCGCAATATATGgattttagaaaaaagttttttcgagGAAGAAAACTTCGGAGACCTTTCAAAGCAAAAACTTTTGTGTGTGTATACGTATGATGCACATTAAGAGAAATTGGGCGTGGATTTTAATCAGCGATCGACCGAAATGGTATTTCGCGATCAGTTTTAGAATTTAGCGACAAATTAATTTAGgactgataaaaaaaacattacattttTTGCAAACTAGTACTATTTTAGAAAGatgcaaataaaaatatcttcaaTATTATATCGAAAGCATTTCGCTCAAATCATCGAGTCTATATTCCTTTtctatttttgattttaacgTCGATATGTAATTGCGCGaatggtaaaatattttttattcagcgaATTTGTCGTATTTGTCACAAATTCGCCATATTTTGTCTGCGCTAATACTTCGCTTAATGTACTTTGATCAACCATTTCATTTAGAGGACACAGGTTTGTCTTTATCCACCTTATTATGGCTTCAACTTTCCCTGTGTTTAAAGTTTGCAGCGTGTTATTGCGCCAATCATTTTGTACACAGTGTAGGATAGCAACTGCTTCACACCTTTTCTCGCCAAACACAATTTTTTGCGCCAAAAGTAAACTTTCTTCCttcattacaaaatatattatttttccgttaccaaaattattatattatacttTCGTTTTAAAGTTAATGTTGGCCTGGCGAATACATCTAACAGTTTTTTTGTTACACGACCAATGAAaggtttcttttacttttgttAGAAATATCAATAAATgcacgttaaaagataaaacccAAGTTAAATCCACTTCAAGTTCATAAAGTGTTCGCCTGTGCTAAATTAAACCCAGGCAAACATTTGTGCAAATAAAGTAGCTTGCTAAATATTCAGTAGAACTTCTTTTTATAGCTTGCATCAGAGCAGGTCTTGTTCGTGACAAAAAGATTAACAATCAAATTAAATGGctcaattttataaaaaaagtcattttgaaaGAAAGATAACAATTTATTGGATATATATACACTAATCTTTTTCTTAAGAGATACTCAGTACATCACCTGGAGCAGCAACTTtcaacctaaataaaaaaagttgtaacaactagtttgttttgaaaatatcgCCATATTGGATTGATTCACAGCTTTGATTAAAGAGGGGTTGTTTTCACAGTTCTCAGGGGTTCTGTTTGCTTTTGTTTAGCTCAGATTTCATGCTAATGATGAGGAAGAAAGATGAGGATGACGATAAGATTTTCGTGCTTTTACAGATGTTTAAGAAGAGCAACAACTCAAAGTTTactttctattttaaaaaaactcaatCACATACTTTCCACTTCACAACTTCAACTTACTTTTCTGCTGCTATCATACTACCACTCTCACCACTGATTTGCAATACTGTTGGTGTCATCAGGGTTGGCGGTCCATGATCACGCCGAGTGTCGCGTGTCAACCCGTaataattgtcacttagttTGTGTGCAAACCCATCCGGTAGATTAGGATCTGGCATTGTCCTATAAAAAAAACCCACACGATGACATTTCAGTAAAATAATTACCTGAAAATGTTTcacctaaaaaagaaaacttcgAATTGATACATCGGTTTCCCACTTTAGGATCAAAGCACTTCTCAATaccaaattaaacaaaaaatatactcTGAGGTCAACGTTATTTTATTGCTTACTAGCACATTAGACATTAAAAATACTGTGGACcacctaaaaaattattattaatggTGTAGAAAATCAATCCTTTTGCGTTTATAATCGTTAAATGCAAAAAACCtgtaaatttcacaaaaactGGCACCAATTTATTGTTTAACAGTAAAGAAAGCACGTGTACCTCTTTTGAAGTTCATATGGATATCTAACAGCAATATTGTATTCTTTCTAAACAAAGgaaaagtaataataataaacaggTGGTCAAAATTGTATACCAAAACTGACAACATgctgcatatatatataaaacataattttactTAACCGacacaaaaagaacaaaaattgcATACTTTCGaccaaagtttttaaaaactgtttataaaaattatctaaaaaaatattcaatttcgcaagtttttaaaatcatatgCAATTAAACAAGTCATAACTTAAAACAAAGCCAGCAATTGTCACATAGAATCGTCATTTGCACTTCTCGCTTGCTGGCAtagtaaaaaaacacaaaatcaagGAGGGTACAATCTGtaatactgcttttatttaaaaagaccTGTGCATAAACATGAAGCAATATCTACATCACCCTATAGCTACACAATCTTGAAATCAGTGTACCATCTCCTTGAAATTCTTTTAGTGAGGGATTGATCTGAAAAATCCCATTACTTTGAATTCTCGGTAGCAAAGAATGCCAAAAGTGTGAAAGTAGAGGTTCTTTTGAGAGATTTATTGCCCACATTGGCAACTTTTTCAGATTGCATCAATGTCTTGTCGATTAAGGCGTTTTAATACATCAAGTAATTTTGCATAAAATAGCTAAGGTTTTATCCAACAatggtttttattaaaatttaaataaattttttagaagCACGTAAACCATAAAATTAATTAGAATCATGACAAGGTTGGTTGAGTCACAAAACATGTATACATAGAGAGAGATATCCGTtttttagaaacaataaaaacaagtttaaaagtaTATATCTTAACAACATTTATAACAGCGATTATCCTTAAGAACTATAAATATTGCTATTGATGACCAATGTAAGATGTATATTGTGCATAATTAGGGTGAAGTGGCCAGGGTTGGGTATTTTTTACCATATTGTTATTTTCGCTGCATACCCAGGGTCTATTTATGCCAACAAGATCTGTAGTCAGTGATTTTGGAAACACTGGccttacagtactgtgaaaaggtttgttaacaaacaaacattcaaacattatATCGTGGTCACCAcactaatattattatctccacgaaGAATCGTGTGTCCCACGATTTTTTCACGAGCTCCACGATTTCTATATCCAgtataacttaatttttttttcaaaaagtctttcattaaagttaatttgtttgtttcaggttttatcaagttCAACAAAGTTTGTAGTTCTTGCTTGGTGATCTCattataaaagtttaagaacgaagagtggcgatagaaatgcttttttagatcgcgttttgattcacgaacgattaaaatctattatatatagctagccttatgacaacgaattaaaacaaaaagtgttaatttatttttttgccgtcggtttttgatttaattgataaactaacgGTCTTTGTTGatttacaatagaagttatctatcgtggaTACCACGGTgtaatgttaatttttgttcgtgtagTCAA encodes the following:
- the LOC130628890 gene encoding peroxiredoxin-2-like isoform X1, translating into MAFFLKQTANLLAKTTRRSILSPSIVKSSASSSLLRKCFSISSVKMSKAFIQKPAPDFEGTAVTEKGEFKTVKLSDYKGKYLVFFFYPLDFTFVCPTEIIAYSDRVEEFQAIGCEVLACSIDSQFSHLAWTEQPRNKGGLGKMKIPILSDLTKQVSRDYGVLLEDQGISLRGLFIIDDKGTLRQITINDLPVGRSVDETLRLVQALKYTDKHGEVCPAGWKPGADTIKTDNAEEYFKKQ
- the LOC130628890 gene encoding peroxiredoxin-1-like isoform X2, with the protein product MSKAFIQKPAPDFEGTAVTEKGEFKTVKLSDYKGKYLVFFFYPLDFTFVCPTEIIAYSDRVEEFQAIGCEVLACSIDSQFSHLAWTEQPRNKGGLGKMKIPILSDLTKQVSRDYGVLLEDQGISLRGLFIIDDKGTLRQITINDLPVGRSVDETLRLVQALKYTDKHGEVCPAGWKPGADTIKTDNAEEYFKKQ
- the LOC130628921 gene encoding NADH dehydrogenase [ubiquinone] 1 alpha subcomplex subunit 7-like — translated: MATATKTIQRLRNFLMGKEYNIAVRYPYELQKRTMPDPNLPDGFAHKLSDNYYGLTRDTRRDHGPPTLMTPTVLQISGESGSMIAAEKLKVAAPGDVLSIS